A single region of the Labrus bergylta chromosome 10, fLabBer1.1, whole genome shotgun sequence genome encodes:
- the LOC109999962 gene encoding receptor-type tyrosine-protein phosphatase epsilon-like, which translates to MVLFLVGISIAVNNSSHDNQTAEHPTHQGAHVLPSTLIISLLLIIVVLLTIYCLRFKNHRKALVTSVDKKLPNGFLEEQGEQTVVLLPRSPSPSKRYFPIPLDSLEEEYRIRSADDGKLFREEFNSLPCYYHHGSFEEASREHNREKNRYPNILPYDHTRVVLNHLDGHLCSDYINASYIDGFKEKGKFIAAQGPKLETVADFWRMVWEQKTATIVMLTNLKERKEDKCFQYWPEKGCWMYGNVRVAMEDFTVLVDYTIRKFCVQYQGSDGPRAPRLVTQLHFTGWPDFGVPFSPIGMLKFLKKVKAVNPSYAGPIVVHCSAGVGRTGTFIVIDSMIDMMHMEQRLDVFGFVSRIREQRCQLIQTDMQYSFIYQALLEYYLYGDTELDVCSLEGHLQRLHNTRAPHDRLGLEEEFRKLTNVRIMKENMRTGNLPANMKKNRVLQIIPYDFNRVILSVKRGQEFTDYINASFIDGYRQKDYFIATQGPLSHSVEDFWRMVWEWRCHSIVMLTELKEREQEKCFQYWPSEGSVTFGDYSVELTGNSQCETFTLKDMVLTYRPEKKSQHVRHFHFHGWPEIGIPVEGRGMIDIIAAVQRQQQQSGNRPIIVHCSAGAGRTGTFIALSNILERVKAEGLLDVFQTVKSLRMQRPHMVQTVEQYDFCYRVVQDFVDIFSDYANFK; encoded by the exons ATGGTGTTATTTCTGGTTGGGATCTCTATTGCTGTGAATAATTCATCTCATGACAACCAGACTGCAG AGCACCCCACCCATCAGGGTGCGCACGTGTTGCCCTCAACATTGATCATATCCCTGCTGCTTATCATCGTTGTCCTGCTGACCATCTACTGTCTgag GTTCAAAAACCACAGGAAAGCTCTGGTTACCTCGGTCGATAAAAAGCTTCCAAATGGCTTCTTGGAGGAACAAG GAGAGCAGACAGTGGTCCTCCTCCCTAGATCTCCCTCGCCATCCAAGAGGTACTTCCCCATccctctggactctctggagGAGGAGTACCGGATACGCTCGGCAGACGATGGCAAGCTCTTCAGAGAGGAGTTCAAT TCGCTGCCCTGTTACTACCACCACGGGTCCTTTGAGGAGGCGAGCAGAGAgcacaacagagagaaaaacagatacCCAAACATTTTACCAT ATGATCATACGAGAGTGGTGTTAAATCATCTTGATGGACACCTGTGTTCAGACTACATCAATGCATCTTACATAGAC GGTTTTAAAGAGAAGGGTAAATTCATTGCAGCTCAAG GCCCAAAGCTTGAGACAGTGGCCGACTTCTGGCGGATGGTCTGGGAACAGAAAACAGCGACTATAGTAATGCTGACGAATctaaaagaaaggaaggag GACAAATGTTTTCAGTACTGGCCGGAGAAAGGCTGCTGGATGTACGGGAATGTCAGGGTGGCCATGGAGGATTTCACTGTTCTGGTGGACTACACCATTAGAAAATTTTGTGTTCAAtat CAGGGCAGCGATGGTCCCCGGGCTCCCCGTCTGGTCACCCAGCTCCACTTCACCGGCTGGCCAGACTTCGGGGTGCCGTTCTCACCTATCGGCATGCTGAAATTCCTCAAGAAGGTCAAGGCTGTCAATCCATCCTACGCTGGACCCATTGTTGTGcactgcag TGCCGGGGTTGGGAGGACTGGGACGTTCATTGTCATTGACAGCATGATCGACATGATGCACATGGAACAGAGGTTGGATGTCTTCGGCTTTGTGAGCAGAATACGAGAGCAGCGTTGTCAACTCATCCAGACAGAT ATGCAGTACTCCTTCATCTACCAGGCTCTGTTGGAGTACTATCTGTATGGAGACACGGAGCTAGATGTGTGCTCTCTGGAGGGCCATCTGCAGAGGCTTCACAACACCAGGGCTCCCCACGACAGGCTGGGCCTGGAGGAGGAGTTCAGG AAGCTGACCAACGTGCGCATAATGAAGGAGAACATGAGAACCGGCAACCTTCCTGCCAACATGAAGAAGAACCGTGTGCTTCAGATCATTCCAT ATGATTTCAACCGAGTAATACTCTCAGTGAAAAGAGGACAGGAGTTCACTGACTACATCAATGCCTCCTTTATTGAT GGCTACAGGCAGAAGGACTATTTTATCGCAACCCAGGGCCCCCTGTCTCACTCAGTGGAGGACTTCTGGAGGATGGTGTGGGAGTGGAGGTGTCATTCAATCGTTATGCTCACCGAGCTCAAAGAGAGGGAGCAG GAGAAGTGTTTCCAGTATTGGCCATCAGAGGGCAGTGTTACCTTTGGAGACTATAGTGTGGAGTTGACTGGAAATTCACAGTGTGAAACCTTCACTCTGAAAGACATGGTGCTCACCTACAGACCA GAAAAGAAGTCTCAACACGTCCGACACTTCCACTTCCACGGATGGCCTGAGATCGGAATTCCAGTCGAGGGAAGGGGGATGATTGACATTATTGCCGCTgtgcagaggcagcagcagcaatcTGGAAACCGTCCCATAATTGTTCACTGCAG TGCTGGTGCAGGTCGGACCGGCACCTTTATCGCCCTCAGTAACATTCTGGAGAGGGTGAAAGCTGAAGGCCTCCTGGACGTTTTTCAGACAGTCAAGAGTTTACGCATGCAGAGACCACACATGGTTCAGACTGTG GAGCAATACGACTTCTGCTACAGAGTGGTACAGGATTTTGTCGACATCTTCTCAGACTACGCCAATTTTAAATAA
- the gnrh3 gene encoding gonadotropin-releasing hormone 3, translated as MEASSRVMMQVLLLALVVQVTLSQHWSYGWLPGGKRSVGELEATIRMMGTGGVVSLPEEASAQTQERLRPYNVINEDSSHFERKKRFKDY; from the exons ATggaagcgagcagcagagtgatgatgcaggtgttgttgttgGCGTTGGTGGTTCAGGTCACCCTGTCCCAGCACTGGTCCTATGGGTGGCTACCAGGGGGGAAGAGGAGTGTGGGAGAGCTGGAGGCGACCATCAGG atGATGGGCACTGGAGGAGTGGTGTCTCTTCCTGAAGAGGCGAGTGCCCAAACCCAGGAGAGACTTAGACCATACAATGTA ATAAATGAGGATTCCAGTCATTTTGAACGAAAGAAAAGGTTCAAGGATTACTGA